From Pongo pygmaeus isolate AG05252 chromosome 2, NHGRI_mPonPyg2-v2.0_pri, whole genome shotgun sequence, a single genomic window includes:
- the LOC134739141 gene encoding putative uncharacterized protein FLJ44672 has product MQGSKHQAGRGRRHHEGGAGLHAGCQEAGRDLVPGGRRGATAGSEEAPGRQQRGLQRLFSSQSWACTGHREAGRGPEELGCRNFGAYKRQQELSQKSLLAGSQELGWETQPGGTAGPAEATMREAEAGPPQVGLSRPTCSLPASSLGPVLPPGCVSRPNSGLPTTSLDSAPAQLPAALVGPQLPEAKLPRPSSGLTVASPGSAPALRRRLQAPNGVGSVGSSWPSLGLPATSAGPSHPEVGLSRPSSGLPASKLFWLSSCPASAGLCRPRTFSSQALQAHLLPPGA; this is encoded by the exons ATGCAAGGGAGCAAACAccaggccgggagaggccgcc gccaccatgagggaggagctgggttGCACGCGGGctgccaggaggcaggcagggacttgGTCCCGGGAGGCCGCCGTGGGGCGACAGCTGGGTCTGaagaggcccctgggaggcaacagcggggcctgcagaggctcttctccagccagagctgggcctgTACAGGCCACCGGGAGGCAGGACGTGGGCCTGAAGAGCTTGGCTGCAGAAACTTCGGGGCCTACAAACGccagcaggagctgagccaaaagagcttgcttgctgggagtcaggagctgggctgggagacgcagccaggaggaacagctgggcctgcagaggccaccatgagggaggcagaggctgggcctcctcaagtcggcctctccagacccacttgcagcctcccggcatcctctctgggcccagttctTCCTCCCGGCTGTGTCTCCAGGCCCAATTCCGGCCTCCCAACAACCTCTTTGGACTCAGCTCCCGCCCAGCTCCCGGCGGCCCTGGTAGGCCCACAACTTCCTGAAGCcaagctccccaggcccagctcaggcctcacggtggcctctccaggctcagctcctgccctccgACGGCGTCTCCAGGCTCCAAACGGCGTCGGGTCGGTGGGCTCCTCCTggcccagcttgggcctcccggcaacctctgcaggcccaagtcatcctgaagtcggcctctccaggcccagctccggcctcccagcaagcaagctcttttggctcagctcctgcccagcttccGCTGGCCTTTGTAGGCCCCGAACTTTCTCCAGCCAAGCTCTTCaggcccacctcctgcctcctggtGCCTGA